The genomic interval CGCCAATTGGCCGCATTGGAGGCCGAGCGGGAACAGGCCGCGTCCGACGAGGCGCAGGCCGTTTCCGCGTGGCACCGCCTGCAGGCGGATGTGCAGGGACTGTCGAGCCGCCTGGAGTTGTTGCGCGATCTCGAGGCGGGGTACGACGGCTACGCGCACGGCGTGCGCATGGTGCTTCAGCAAGCGAGGCGCGGGGCGCTCAAGGGCGTGTGCGGCTCCGTCGCCGAGCTGATTCGCGTGGATCGAACGTACGAGCTGGCCGTGGAAACGGCCCTGGGCGGCGCGCTGCAGAACGTGGTCGTCGAGACGGAGCAAGACGCGATGGATGCGATTCGCCTGTTGAAGGCCCGCCAAGGCGGCCGAGCGACATTCATCCCGCTTGACGTCGTTCGATCGCGGCGAATGGAGGACGGGCTCGTGTCGCGCGCGGCTGCAGAGCCCGGTTTCCTTGGGCTCGCGAGCGATCTCGTCTCGTTCGACGAGCGCTTCCGCCACGCGGTCGAACACTTGCTTGGCAACGTGGTCATCGCACAGGATCTCGAGCGCGCGAGCCGCATCGCGCGGACGCTGAACCACCGCTTTCGCGTCGTCACGCTGGAAGGCGACGTCATCGCGCCGGGCGGCCTGATGACCGGCGGTCACGTGAACCGCAAGGGGCCGGGGCTACTCGGCCGCCAACGCGAACGCGAGGATTTGGAGAACAAGCTGAAGGCGCTCGAGGCCGAGCGAGCGCGTTTGAGCGCTCGCCAGAAGGAGCTTCGGGCGCGCGTCGTCGAACTCGGGCGCGAACGGGATCGCCTCGAGGCGGAGCGAGCGGTGCGCCTGGGTCATCTGAAACAGTTCGAGAACGAGGAGCGGCAGGCGGACTTTCAGCTCAAGACCTTGGCCGAGCGCATGGAAGCCCTCGACTGGGAGCGCGAAGCGCTGGCCGCGGACCGCTCGCAGATCGAACGGCGCAAAGCAGAGGTCCGGGATTTGTTGGCGGAAGCCGAGGACGAAGTGACGCAGCTCACCGCCGCCATCGCGGAGCGCCGAGATCGCCTCGCAGCCCTGGAATCGGAGCTCGCGGAGGCGAAAGAGCGGCTCACGGGGCTTCGGATTGAGGTGGCGACGCTCGAGCAGGAGCGAGAGAATCTGGCGCAGCGGATGGCGGAGTTGCGCGAGCGGAAGGCGCGGCTCGAGCGCGTCCATGCGGAGATGGCCAAGGAGGAGGCCCGCGATGAGGCGGAGGCTGCGCGCCTTGCGGCAGCGCGCGAATCGGAGCGCGCCGAGGCCTTGCGCCTGGCGGAGGAACTGGATACGCTCGAACAAACGCTGGCCGCGGCCCGTCAAGCGCGACATGAACTGGAGGCAGAAGCTCGCGAGCTCGAGGAGGACGTGCGGCGGAAGCGGCGTGCCGCCGAGGAGCAGGAGGCCACTCTCCAGCGCGCCCTCGTCGCCGTGGAGCGCGCCGACGCCGATCTCTCCCATGCGCTCGCGAAGATGGGCGAACAATTCGGCATGACCTACGAGTGGGCCAAGGAGCGGTATCCCCTTCAGGGCACCGTGGCGGAGACGGAACGGCGGCTGGAGTCGCTGCGCCGCGAGCGCGCTTCCCTCGGTGACGTGAACCTCGGCGCCATTGAGGAGCACGAGCGACTGTCGGAACGGGTCCGGTTCCTCACGGAGCAACGGGACGATCTCGTCGCAGCCCGCCAGCAGCTGGAGCAGCTGATCGACGAGATCGATCAAGAAATGGCAGAACGGTTCATGGAGACGTTTCAGCAGATCCGCGCGGAGTTTGGCAAGGCGTTTCACAGCCTGTTTCAAGGAGGCGAGGCGGATCTGGTGCTGACCAATCCCGAGGATCCTCTGACGACGGGCATCGAAGTGGTGGCGAAGCCGCCGGGCAAGAAGTTGCAGAACCTCAACCTTCTCTCGGGCGGCGAGCGCGCGCTGACCGCGATGGCCCTTCTGTTTGCCATCCTGCGCGTGCGGCCAGTCCCGTTCTGTGTCTTGGACGAGGTCGAGGCGGCGCTCGACGAGGCGAACGTGGCCCGCTTCGCCCACGAGCTTCGCTTGCTTGCCGCCGACACCCAGTTCATCGTGATCACGCACAGGCGAGGTACGATGGAGGAGGCGGACGCGCTGTACGGCGTGACGATGCCCGAACGCGGGGTGTCGTCGCTGGTGAGCGTGCGTTTGAGCGACGAGATCGACTACGAAACGGCGTAGGGCGCATGAGGCTTTGCGAAGGGAGATAAGGCGTTGGGGCTATTCGATCGATTCCGAAAGGGACTTGAGAAATCGCGCGCGGCGATGGCCGACAGGCTGTTGTCGGTGTTCCGCGGCCGGCGGTTGGACGACTCCGTGTTTGAGGAGATGGAGGAGACGCTCATCCTGTCCGACGTCGGCGTGGATACCGCCGTGGAATTGGTGGAGGCCATCCGGCGCGAGGCGCGCAGGCGGCGCATCGAGCGCGCGGAAGATCTGCCCGACGTCATGGTCGACGTCATGGTGGAGTTTTTGGGTCCGCCCGCTGAGATGGCGGAGAACCCGGACGGTCCGACGGTCGTGCTCGTGGTCGGGGTCAACGGCGCCGGGAAGACGACCACGATTGGCAAGCTCGCGCATGCGTACAAGAGCCAGGGCAAGCGCGTCATCCTCGCGGCCGCCGACACGTTCCGGGCTGCGGCCATCGAGCAGCTGATGGTGTGGGGCGAGCGGGTCGGCGTCGACGTCGTGCGCCATGCGCAGGGCTCGGATCCCGCCGCCGTGGTGTACGACGCCATTCAGGCGGCGAAGGCTCGGCGGTGCGATCTCGTCATCTGCGATACGGCGGGGCGACTGCAGAACAAGGCGCATCTGATGAATGAGCTCGCCAAAATCCGGAAGGTCGCCGAGCGGGAACTCCCCGGCGCGCCGCACGAGGTGCTTCTCGTCATCGACGGTACCACGGGGCAGAACGGCCTCGTGCAGGCGCGCGTGTTCAAGGAAGTCGTTCGCGTGACCGGCATCGTGGTGACCAAGCTCGACGGCACGGCCAAGGGCGGGATCGTGTTCCCCATCGTCCGCGAGGAAGGGATCCCGGTCAAGTGGATCGGGCTTGGGGAAGGCATGGACGATCTTCAGCCTTTCGACCCGCGGATGTTCGCGGAGGCGATCTGCCGCCCTGAGACACGGGTGTAAAGGAGATTTGCTTGACAGTGGCTGAAAACCCGGATAGTATGAGAGACGTCACGCGCGTGGGCGATCTGTACGCCTTTTACGAGCCGCTTCTCACGGAGCGTCAGCGGCAGATTGTGGAACTGTACCACTTTGAGGATATGTCTCTCGGCGAGATCGCCGAGATCTTGTCCATCAGCCGGCAGGCGGTTCACGATCAGCTTCGCCGTGTCGAAGATCAACTCGAGTCGTACGAAGCAGCGCTTCACCTCCGGGAACTCGCGCGGGCGGAGCGGAAGGCGTGGGAGCAGATGGTGTCCGCGTGGCGCGAGGCGGCCGCGTACGTGCCCGAAGAGGTGAGGCGGCGCATGGACGACGCCATGCGCGCCATGGGGGCCACGGTTTCGATTCTGTTGGGAGGTGATGCGGATGTTCGAAAGCCTGTCGAATAACCTGCAGGCGGTCTTCCAGCGTCTGCGCGGAAGAGGCCGCCTGACTGAGGCGGACGTCGACGAGGCGATGCGCGAAATTCGCCGCGCGCTCCTCGCTGCGGACGTCAACGTCAAGGTCGTGCGAGATTTCGTCGATCGCGTGCGCGCTCGCGCGGTTGGGCAGGACGTGTTGAAGAGCCTGACGCCCGGCCAGCAGGTCGTGAAGATCGTCTATGAGGAACTGACGGAACTCATGGGCGGATCGCAGGCTCGCATCCGCATGGCGCCGAAGCCTCCCACCGTCGTCATGCTCGTCGGCCTCCAGGGCGCCGGGAAGACGACCACGGCGGCGAAACTCGCGCTCGCCTTCCACCAACAGAACCACCGGCCGCTGCTCGTGGCCGCCGACGTCTATCGCCCTGCGGCGGTCGACCAGTTGAAAGTGCTGGGCGCACAGATCGATGTGCCCGTCTTCTCCTTGGATGGGGCGGGTGCGGTCGAGATCGCGGAGGCGGGCCTTCGTGACGCAGAGCGGCGCGGTGCGGACGTGGTCATCGTGGACACCGCGGGGCGCCTGCACATCGACGACGCGCTCATGGCCGAACTGGAGTCGATGAAGAAGATCCTCGAACCTCACGAGATCCTCCTGGTCGTCGACGCCATGACGGGTCAGGACGCGGTGCACGTGGCGGAGGCGTTCCATCAGCGGCTGGAGGTCACCGGCGTCATCCTCACGAAGCTCGATGGCGACGCGCGCGGTGGCGCCGCGTTGACCGTTCGCGCGGCCACAGGCTGTCCCATCAAGTTCGTCGGCATGGGCGAGAAGATCGAGCCGCTGGAGCCGTTCCACCCGGAGCGCATGGCATCACGCATTTTGGGCATGGGCGACGTCCTGAGCCTGATCGAGCGGGCGCAGGAGCGGATCGACCTGGAAAAGGCGAAAGAGATGGAGGCGCGGATGCGATCCGCGAACTTCACGCTCGACGACTTTCAGGAGATGTTCCGCCAGGTTCGCAATCTCGGGCCGCTCGACCAGATCCTCAAGATGCTGCCAGGGATGAATCGGGTCAAGGGGCTGGAAAATCTCGATCTGAACGATCGGCGCTTTCGCCGGTTGGAGGCCATCATCTCGTCCATGACGCCCGAGGAGCGCCGGGATCCCAGTATTTTGAACGCGAGCCGCCGGCGCAGGATCGCAAACGGCAGCGGTACGACGGTGCGCGACGTGAACCAGTTGATCAACCAGTTCGAACAGGTTCGCGAGATGATGAAGCACCTGACAGGCGGCGGCAAGCGCGTGGGTCGCCGCCAGGCGATGAATGCGCTTCGGGCGATGGGAGGCGTCCCCGGACTCACCGGGGCCGGCTTACCTCCATTCGGGGGTGCCGAGGCCGGACCGCCGCGTGAACGCGTGCATCGTAAAAAAAAGAAGAAGTGAAACGTATCTGGGAGGTCGATGTTTTCATGGCGTTGAGGATTCGCTTGAAGAGGATGGGAGCCAAGAAGCGCCCCTTTTATCGCGTGGTGGTGGCTGAGGCGCGTTCGCCGCGCGACGGCCGGTTTGTGGAAGAGATCGGCACGTACAACCCATTGACGGATCCGGCTGAGATTCGGATCGACGAGGAGCGCGCGCTTCATTGGCTCCGCACGGGGGCGCAGCCGTCCGACCGCGTCCGCTATCTGTTCCACCTGCAGGGCATCCTGAAGAAGTTTCACGAGGAGAAATTTCAGAAGAAGTAATCTGCGGGCGGCCGTGTGCCGCCCTTCGGAGTGATCGATCCGTGCAGGATTTAGTGGAGTTCTTGTTCCGGTCATTAGTCACGCGGCCCGACGATGTGCGTGTGGAAGCTCGCCAAGAAGGAGACGTGACCACGTATCGGGTCACGGTGCACCCGGACGACGTGGGCCGCGTGATCGGGCGACAGGGTCGCATCGCCAATGCGGTGCGGAGCGTGGTGGGCGCGGCGGCACATCGCCAAGGCCGGCGCGTTCACGTCCTCATCGGATCGCAAGAAAGCAGTTTCAACGAGGATGCGGGGAGATCGCAATGAAAATTCGACAACCGGTAGCCGTCAAGTTCATCTTGACCGAAACAGCGAAGCAGCAGATCATTGCCGAACAGCGTCGGCAAATTGACCAAATTCAGAACGAACTTGAGCAGTTAGAGCAGCAGGGGAAGATCGCGATCGAGCAGGCGATGGCGCAAGGGGGCGAGATCGCCCAGCAGGTTCGCCAGCAGCTGGAAAATGAGCGCAGGGTGCGCGAGCAGCGGCGAGAAGAGTTGTTCCGGCAGATGCAGCAGATCCAGCAGCTGGAGCTCGGCACGGAGATTCAAAATATGACCGTCGAAACGGTGGTGGATGTCAAGCCGGGCGACGATTGGACCAAGGTGTTGCTCGGGGCGGAGATTATCGTGAAAGACGGGATCGTCGTCGAACTCCGCCAGAATGGGCAGCGGATCGAAGGGTGACGGCGTACTACACCGTGGGTGTGGTCACCAAGCCGCACGGCCTTCGCGGAGAGGTGCGCGTGTATCCGCGGACGGACTTTCCCGAGGAGCGATTTTCGCCGGGTTCCAGGTTGTGGCTGCGTCCGCCAGGATCCGAGCCAGTGGCGGAGCTCGAGGTGCGAAGCGGACGGCAGCACCAAAATCTGTGGATTGTCGGATTTAAGGGGTATCACGCGATCTCGGACGTCGAATCGTGGCGCGGCTATGAACTGTGCGTCCCGGAGGACATGCTCCACCCGCTCCCCGAGGGGGCGTACTACTATCATCAATTGGTCGGCCTTGAGGTGATCTCGGACGAAGGCGAGCCGCTCGGCGTCCTGGCCGAAGTGTGGACGCCAGGTGCCAACGATGTGTATGTCGTGCGGAAGCCGGGGCAGCCAGATCTGTTGCTCCCGGCGATTCGAGACGTGATTTTGTCGGTGGACCTCGAAGCGCGCCGTATGACGGTTCATCTTCTGCCTGGCCTTCGGGACGGCGAGGAGGACGAGTGACGTGCCGCTTCATGTCGTGGTCATGACCCTCTTTCCCGGCATGTTCACGGGCGTGCTCAGCGAGAGCATGTTGAAACGCGCCCAAGAGGCGGGTGCGCTGCGCGTGGAACTCGTCGATTTTCGCGAGTACGCGACGGATCGCCATCGGACAGTGGACGATGCGCCGTACGGCGGGGGAGCCGGCATGTTGCTCAAGCCGGATCCCATCTTTGCGGCGATGGACGATCTGCGGGCGCGTGTGGGTCAAGGGAGCCCGCCGGAGGAGCGGGTCATCTTGCTCAGTCCGTCTGGGCGGCGTTTCACGCAGGCGGTCGCGGAGGAATACGCCAAGAGCCAGCGACTCATCTTGCTGTGTGGCCACTATGAGGGATTCGACGATCGCGTCCGCCAGGGCCTTGCCACCGAGGAATTGTCGTTGGGAGACTTTGTGCTGACGGGCGGCGAGATCGCCGCCATGGCGGTCATCGACGCCGTCGCGCGGCTGCTTCCGGGCGTTCTCGGGAACGTGGCTTCGGCGGAGGACGAGTCGCACACGTCGGGCTTGCTCGAGTATCCACAGTTCACGCGGCCTGCTGAATTTCGGGGCATGCGTGTTCCGGCGACTCTCTTGTCCGGGCACCATCAGAATATTGAGATCTGGCGCCGGAAGCACGCGTTGTATCGCACGTGGAAATATCGGCCGGATCTTCTCCGAAATGCTCGGTTGTCCGAGCGAGATCGCGAATGGCTGCAAGGCTTTGCGGCCGGGGATTTTTCGGGGATCGATGTGTGGTGAACGCGGTTGTAGAACAAAGCCTCAGCAGGCGCAAGAGATAAGGCTGTATCCCAATGATGGCGCCTGCCGAGGCTGTGATACCCTACGATCCGTCGGGCATGGGTGTGAGGGCTGAAGCCTAAGCGGACGGGATGGCAAGTATAAAGCAAGGGCCGATGGGGCATCGTTTGGATGGGCGCCCCCTTGACACAGAGGGGGAAGCGGTGATAGTATCATTCTCGCCGCCCGCGAGGCGGCACGAAATCCGCGCGGTGGCGCGGGATTCGCTCCTTGAAAACTAAACACACGAGACCACCAAGCCCGTGAGTCTTTGTGACCACAGGTCAGGATAAAGCACTTGGATTGAGAGTTTGATCCTGGCTCAGGACGAACGCTGGCGGCGTGCCTAATACATGCAAGTCGAGCGGACCTCTTCGGAGGTCAGCGGCGGACGGGTGAGGAACACGTGGGTAATCTGCCTTTCAGACCGGAATAACGCCCGGAAACGGGCGCTAATGCCGGATACGCCCGCGAGGAGGCATCTTCTTGCGGGGAAAGGCCCAAATGGGCCGCTGAGAGAGGAGCCTGCGGCGCATTAGCTGGTTGGCGGGGTAACGGCCCACCAAGGCGACGATGCGTAGCCGACCTGAGAGGGTGACCGGCCACACTGGGACTGAGACACGGCCCAGACTCCTACGGGAGGCAGCAGTAGGGAATCTTCCGCAATGGGCGCAAGCCTGACGGAGCAACGCCGCGTGAGCGAAGAAGGCCTTCGGGTTGTAAAGCTCTGTTGCTCGGGGAGAGCGGCATGGGGAGTGGAAAGCCCCATGCGAGACGGTACCGAGTGAGGAAGCCCCGGCTAACTACGTGCCAGCAGCCGCGGTAAAACGTAGGGGGCGAGCGTTGTCCGGAATCACTGGGCGTAAAGGGTGCGTAGGCGGTCGAGCAAGTCTGGAGTGAAAGTCCATGGCTCAACCATGGGATGGCTCTGGAAACTGCTTGACTTGAGTGCTGGAGAGGCAAGGGGAATTCCACGTGTAGCGGTGAAATGCGTAGAGATGTGGAGGAATACCTGTGGCGAAGGCGCCTTGCTGGACAGTGACTGACGCTGAGGCACGAAAGCGTGGGGAGCAAACAGGATTAGATACCCTGGTAGTCCACGCCGTAAACGATGAGTGCTAGGTGTTGGGGGGACACACCCCAGTGCCGAAGGAAACCCAATAAGCACTCCGCCTGGGGAGTACGGTCGCAAGACTGAAACTCAAAGGAATTGACGGGGGCCCGCACAAGCAGTGGAGCATGTGGTTTAATTCGAAGCAACGCGAAGAACCTTACCAGGGCTTGACATCCCTCTGACCGGTGCAGAGATGCACCTTCCCTTCGGGGCAGAGGAGACAGGTGGTGCATGGTTGTCGTCAGCTCGTGTCGTGAGATGTTGGGTTCAGTCCCGCAACGAGCGCAACCCTTGACCTGTGTTACCAGCGCGTTGAGGCGGGGACTCACAGGTGACTGCCGGCGTAAGTCGGAGGAAGGCGGGGATGACGTCAAATCATCATGCCCCTGATGTCCTGGGCTACACACGTGCTACAATGGGCGGTACAAAGGGAGGCGAAGCCGCGAGGCGGAGCGAAACCCAAAAAGCCGCTCGTAGTTCGGATTGCAGGCTGCAACTCGCCTGCATGAAGCCGGAATTGCTAGTAATCGCGGATCAGCATGCCGCGGTGAATACGTTCCCGGGCCTTGTACACACCGCCCGTCACACCACGAGAGTCGGCAACACCCGAAGTCGGTGAGGTAACCCCGAAAGGGGAGCCAGCCGCCGAAGGTGGGGTCGATGATTGGGGTGAAGTCGTAACAAGGTAGCCGTACCGGAAGGTGCGGCTGGATCACCTCCTTTCTAGGGAGAAGGTTTGAGGGCTTGCGGGTATGGATGGTGGCGTGTGTTTAGTTTTGAGGGAGCGAAAGCTCTCTCGAAGGACCTTGGCAAGTGCATAGGGAGTCAGGATAGGTGAAGCTGGGAAGGGCACACGGTGGATGCCTAGGCGCCAAGAGCCGAAGAAGGACGGGGCGAACGCCGATATGCCACGGGGAGCCGTAAGCGGGCTTGGATCCGTGGATGTCCGAATGGGGGAACCCGCTGGCGGGAAGCGCCAGCAGCTTGAGGCCGAAAGGTCTCGAGCGGGGAACCGGGGGAAGTGAAACATCTCAGTACCCCGAGGAAGAGAAAGCAAACGCGATTCCGTGAGTAGTGGCGAGCGAAAGCGGAGGAGCCTAAACCGCATGCGTGGGAAAGGCTGCAGCCGTTGCGCATGCGGGGTTGTGGGGCTGTTTGCGGCGAGCTGCAGGGTAGCCAGCCCGAGTGGGTGCGTAGGAGAACGGTCTGGGAAGGCCGGCCAGAGACGGTGAGAGCCCGGTATCCGAAACGCGCGCACGAGGGTGGAAACAGACCCCGAGTACTGCGGGACACGAGGAATCCCGTAGGAATCTGGGAGGACCACCTCCTAAGGCTAAATACTCCTTGGCGACCGATAGTGAACGAGTACCGTGAGGGAAAGGTGAAAAGCACCGCGGGAGCGGAGTGAAAGAGAACCTGAAACCGTGTGCCTACAAGCAGTCGGAGCACCGATGGGTGTGACGGCGTGCCTTTTGTAGAATGAACCGGCGAGTGATGCGGGCGAGCGAGGTGAAGGCGGAGGAGCCAGAGCCGAAGCGAAAGCGAGTCTGAAGAGGGCGCGAGTTCGTCCGCATCGACCCGAAACCGGGTGATCTACCCCTGGTCAGGGTGAAGTGCGGGTAACACCGCATGGAGGCCCGAACCCACTGGCGTTGAAAAGCCAGGGGATGAACTGGGGGTAGGGGTGAAATGCCAATCGAACCCGGTGATAGCTGGTTCTCCCCGAAATAGCTTGAGGGCTAGCGTCAGGGGATGAGTTGTGGAGGTAGAGCGCTGATGGGGTGCGGGGCCCGCGAGGGCTACCAAGCTTCGTCAAACTGCGAATGCCACAATGTCGAGGAACCTGGCAGTGAGACTGCGAGCGATAAGGTCCGTAGTCGAGAGGGAAACAGCCCAGACCCGCAGCTAAGGTCCCGAAGTTCCGGTTGAGTGGGGAACGATGTGGCGCTGCGAAGACAACCAGGATGTTGGCTTAGAAGCAGCCATCATTGAAAGAGTGCGTAATAGCTCACTGGTCGAGTGGCGCTGCGCGGAAAATGGAACGGGGCTAAACCGGACACCGAAGCTCGGGATGGCGACATGGTAGGGGAGCGTTCCATGTGCGGGGAAGCTGAGCCGGGAGGCTTGGTGGAGCGCATGGAAGTGAGAATGCCGGTATGAGTAGCGAAAAGAGGGGTGAGAATCCCCTCCGCCGAAAGCCCAAGGTTTCCTGGGGAAGGCTCGTCCGCCCAGGGTCAGTCGGGACCTAAGGCGAGGCCGAAAGGCGTAGCCGAAGGAGAACAGGTTGACATTCCTGTACCACCGTAGGCGTTTGAGCGAAGGGGTGACGCAGGAGGACGAGGGAAGCGGCCGGATGGAAGGGGCCGTCCAAGCAGCGAGCGTGGGGTGTAGTGAAATGCGCACCCCGAGAAGCGTGAGCTGTGATGGGGAGGGAAGGAAAG from Alicyclobacillus acidocaldarius subsp. acidocaldarius DSM 446 carries:
- the smc gene encoding chromosome segregation protein SMC, translating into MYLKQIDILGFKSFADKTQIVLSPGITAIVGPNGSGKSNIADALRWVLGEQSVRNLRGSKMEDVIFAGSELRKATNLCEVSITLDNTDHHLPVTFEEVTITRRAFRSGESEYWINRQPCRLKDIHELFMDTGLGREAYSIIGQGKIEEMLSTRPEDRRGPFEDAAGIVKFKHRRKEAERKLEETAANLVRVDDILAELEAQLGPLAEARRIAERYQALSDEIEETEIALLVVEIDRLHDRYEQLKRQVAREEAARNEAQERLRLSEEAWKARRQALNEATARLESLQQQYVEVVEARQKAEGSLALAEERLAALAQRAEDRRRRREELARDLAELEAAMEAVARAEAEAAAALGERQHLLADARQRADDARRLELADEIDRLSGELIDANHRAAALRNEWKTLEEKFQAGALRHERFEEEAARIEAERDRVEAGKQERAQRAEEIRRELDELERQLAALEAEREQAASDEAQAVSAWHRLQADVQGLSSRLELLRDLEAGYDGYAHGVRMVLQQARRGALKGVCGSVAELIRVDRTYELAVETALGGALQNVVVETEQDAMDAIRLLKARQGGRATFIPLDVVRSRRMEDGLVSRAAAEPGFLGLASDLVSFDERFRHAVEHLLGNVVIAQDLERASRIARTLNHRFRVVTLEGDVIAPGGLMTGGHVNRKGPGLLGRQREREDLENKLKALEAERARLSARQKELRARVVELGRERDRLEAERAVRLGHLKQFENEERQADFQLKTLAERMEALDWEREALAADRSQIERRKAEVRDLLAEAEDEVTQLTAAIAERRDRLAALESELAEAKERLTGLRIEVATLEQERENLAQRMAELRERKARLERVHAEMAKEEARDEAEAARLAAARESERAEALRLAEELDTLEQTLAAARQARHELEAEARELEEDVRRKRRAAEEQEATLQRALVAVERADADLSHALAKMGEQFGMTYEWAKERYPLQGTVAETERRLESLRRERASLGDVNLGAIEEHERLSERVRFLTEQRDDLVAARQQLEQLIDEIDQEMAERFMETFQQIRAEFGKAFHSLFQGGEADLVLTNPEDPLTTGIEVVAKPPGKKLQNLNLLSGGERALTAMALLFAILRVRPVPFCVLDEVEAALDEANVARFAHELRLLAADTQFIVITHRRGTMEEADALYGVTMPERGVSSLVSVRLSDEIDYETA
- the ftsY gene encoding signal recognition particle-docking protein FtsY, which gives rise to MGLFDRFRKGLEKSRAAMADRLLSVFRGRRLDDSVFEEMEETLILSDVGVDTAVELVEAIRREARRRRIERAEDLPDVMVDVMVEFLGPPAEMAENPDGPTVVLVVGVNGAGKTTTIGKLAHAYKSQGKRVILAAADTFRAAAIEQLMVWGERVGVDVVRHAQGSDPAAVVYDAIQAAKARRCDLVICDTAGRLQNKAHLMNELAKIRKVAERELPGAPHEVLLVIDGTTGQNGLVQARVFKEVVRVTGIVVTKLDGTAKGGIVFPIVREEGIPVKWIGLGEGMDDLQPFDPRMFAEAICRPETRV
- the ylxM gene encoding YlxM family DNA-binding protein; amino-acid sequence: MRDVTRVGDLYAFYEPLLTERQRQIVELYHFEDMSLGEIAEILSISRQAVHDQLRRVEDQLESYEAALHLRELARAERKAWEQMVSAWREAAAYVPEEVRRRMDDAMRAMGATVSILLGGDADVRKPVE
- the ffh gene encoding signal recognition particle protein, giving the protein MFESLSNNLQAVFQRLRGRGRLTEADVDEAMREIRRALLAADVNVKVVRDFVDRVRARAVGQDVLKSLTPGQQVVKIVYEELTELMGGSQARIRMAPKPPTVVMLVGLQGAGKTTTAAKLALAFHQQNHRPLLVAADVYRPAAVDQLKVLGAQIDVPVFSLDGAGAVEIAEAGLRDAERRGADVVIVDTAGRLHIDDALMAELESMKKILEPHEILLVVDAMTGQDAVHVAEAFHQRLEVTGVILTKLDGDARGGAALTVRAATGCPIKFVGMGEKIEPLEPFHPERMASRILGMGDVLSLIERAQERIDLEKAKEMEARMRSANFTLDDFQEMFRQVRNLGPLDQILKMLPGMNRVKGLENLDLNDRRFRRLEAIISSMTPEERRDPSILNASRRRRIANGSGTTVRDVNQLINQFEQVREMMKHLTGGGKRVGRRQAMNALRAMGGVPGLTGAGLPPFGGAEAGPPRERVHRKKKKK
- the rpsP gene encoding 30S ribosomal protein S16, whose product is MALRIRLKRMGAKKRPFYRVVVAEARSPRDGRFVEEIGTYNPLTDPAEIRIDEERALHWLRTGAQPSDRVRYLFHLQGILKKFHEEKFQKK
- a CDS encoding KH domain-containing protein; amino-acid sequence: MEFLFRSLVTRPDDVRVEARQEGDVTTYRVTVHPDDVGRVIGRQGRIANAVRSVVGAAAHRQGRRVHVLIGSQESSFNEDAGRSQ
- a CDS encoding YlqD family protein, translated to MKIRQPVAVKFILTETAKQQIIAEQRRQIDQIQNELEQLEQQGKIAIEQAMAQGGEIAQQVRQQLENERRVREQRREELFRQMQQIQQLELGTEIQNMTVETVVDVKPGDDWTKVLLGAEIIVKDGIVVELRQNGQRIEG
- the rimM gene encoding ribosome maturation factor RimM (Essential for efficient processing of 16S rRNA) is translated as MTAYYTVGVVTKPHGLRGEVRVYPRTDFPEERFSPGSRLWLRPPGSEPVAELEVRSGRQHQNLWIVGFKGYHAISDVESWRGYELCVPEDMLHPLPEGAYYYHQLVGLEVISDEGEPLGVLAEVWTPGANDVYVVRKPGQPDLLLPAIRDVILSVDLEARRMTVHLLPGLRDGEEDE
- the trmD gene encoding tRNA (guanosine(37)-N1)-methyltransferase TrmD, with translation MTLFPGMFTGVLSESMLKRAQEAGALRVELVDFREYATDRHRTVDDAPYGGGAGMLLKPDPIFAAMDDLRARVGQGSPPEERVILLSPSGRRFTQAVAEEYAKSQRLILLCGHYEGFDDRVRQGLATEELSLGDFVLTGGEIAAMAVIDAVARLLPGVLGNVASAEDESHTSGLLEYPQFTRPAEFRGMRVPATLLSGHHQNIEIWRRKHALYRTWKYRPDLLRNARLSERDREWLQGFAAGDFSGIDVW